The segment CTGGCCACAACCTGCACGGCCGAATCGCCCAACGCAACCGGCGCCGCGGCGGCCGCGGCGCGCGGCACGGCCTGGCCCGTCGCGAATTCCCAGTCGCTCGCGAACACGTCCTCTATGTCCCCAACCGCCGGGCCGCGCAGGAACACGGCGCTGTCAAGAAAACGCCGGGCATCGGGGCGCGGACCCATGAACCGCCCGTCGAGATTCATGCCGCCGACCATGGCCGCCCGCCCGTCCACGATGGCGATTTTGCGGTGATTGCGAAGGTTCGCGGACCAGCGCCGCCGGACCGGCAGCACGGGCAGGAAATGACCGATTTCGCCGCCCGCGTCGCGCAAGGGCCGCACGAACCTGCGCTTCGTCGTGAGGCTGCCGAGCGAATCGAGCAGCAGCCGCACCTGAACCCCCTGAGCCGCCTTGCGCGTCAGGACTTCGACAATGCCGCGGCCGGTCTCATCGCGCCCGAGAATAAAGACCATGATATGGATCGCGCGCTCCGCGCTTTCGAGCAGCGCGACCAACTCGGCATACGCGCTTTCCCCGTTGAAATGCAGCGTCACCGCGTTACCCGCGCGGCGCGGCGGCATGCCCGCCGCCTGGAGCACCCGCTCCGTATCGCGCGGCATGCCCTCGCCGTAGCCACAGGCCGCCCCGACTTCGTAGAGCGCGCATTTCCGCTCCATGCGCCGACCCAGCTTGCGCCCGCTGACGAGCAGGTAGAGCGGCACGCCGGCATACGGAATGAACACCATGGCGAGCAGCCACGCAATCGCGCCGCCCGGCCGCTGGTGCCCGCGCGATACGCGCGCCACGAGCGTCAGCGCCAGAAAGAAGACGACGACCGTGAGCAGATGCTCAACCATCAAGGCATAGAGCGTGCTGATAGGCGCCTCCCGGCGGCGCAGCGGCCGCACTCACGCAGTAGTCTATTGCCCCCGCCCATGCAGAGCAACCGGCAGATGGTCCCCGGCCCTGTGCCCCGTTACGCCGTTTCCATCCCTTGGGCGCGCCCGCGCGATTTCAGGATCCGGTACTCAAAGCTGTCCACGAGAGCGAGGTAGGATGCCGTGATGATGTTCTCGGAGACGCCGACGGTGTTCCAGAGGTTGCCTTCGTTGTCGGCGGACTCTATGAGCACGCGGGTCTTCGCGCGAGTGGCCTCCTTGCCGTCGAGAATACGCACCTTGTAGTCTTCGAGGCGCACGTCGCGCAGCTCGGGGTAGCGGCCTTCGAGCGCCTGCCGCATCGCCTTGTTCAACGCGTCAACGGGGCCGTTGCCTTCCGCTACCGTGTGGTATTGCTGGCCGTCCACTTCCAGTTTGACCGTCGCCTCGGCGAAATCGGCGGCCGCGGTGAAGCGGTGCCACACACCCGCATGATAACGCAAGGTCTTGAAGAAGCGCTGGTGCGTGCCGGTGGCGCGGCGGATTTCCAGTTCGAGCGAGGCATCGGCGCCCTCGAATTCGTAGCCTTGATTCTCGAGGTCCTTGATCCGGGCGAGAATCTTCCGGGTCTCGGGCTGGTCGCGGTCAAGCGGGATGCCGAACTCCTCCGCCTTTTCGAGCAGGCTCGAACGCCCCGACACTTCGCTCACGGCGATGATGGTGCGGTTGCCGATTTGCGCGGGGTCCACGTGCTCATAGCTCGCCTTGAACTTGCGCACGGCATCGGCGTGCATGCCGCCTTTGTGCGTGAAGGCATCGCGGCCCACGTAGGGCTCGAAGTCGCGCGGCGACTGATTCGCCATTTCCGCCACGAAATGCGACACGTGCCACAGCCGCGCCAGCTGCTCCCGCGTGACCACGTCCAGCCCCATCTTGATCTGAAGATTTGGGATGACCGTGCACAGGTTCGCGTTGCCCGTGCGCTCCCCGTAGCCGTTAATCGTGCCCTGCACCTGGTCCGCGCCTTCCACCACGGCCGCGAGCGCGTTCGCCACGCCGCAGCCCACGTCGTTGTGCGTGTGGATGCCCAGCCGCGCTTCCGGAAGCGCGCGCCGCACCACGGCGGTGATCCGCCCCACATCCGCGGGCAGGCTGCCGC is part of the Candidatus Hydrogenedentota bacterium genome and harbors:
- a CDS encoding PLDc N-terminal domain-containing protein, coding for MRPLRRREAPISTLYALMVEHLLTVVVFFLALTLVARVSRGHQRPGGAIAWLLAMVFIPYAGVPLYLLVSGRKLGRRMERKCALYEVGAACGYGEGMPRDTERVLQAAGMPPRRAGNAVTLHFNGESAYAELVALLESAERAIHIMVFILGRDETGRGIVEVLTRKAAQGVQVRLLLDSLGSLTTKRRFVRPLRDAGGEIGHFLPVLPVRRRWSANLRNHRKIAIVDGRAAMVGGMNLDGRFMGPRPDARRFLDSAVFLRGPAVGDIEDVFASDWEFATGQAVPRAAAAAAPVALGDSAVQVVA
- the cimA gene encoding citramalate synthase, translated to MTRRIEIYDTTLRDGAQGPGIKFSSEDQLRVVRELDELGVAYIEGGQPGANPKAVALFERTRDMELKHAKMAAFGSTRNPRARADEDSNLRALVGAGTEVVTIFAKTSPLHTREVLHVPLEKNMEIVRESVDFLRQHGKRVFLDAEHFFDGFRESQEYALEVLKTAMDAGAEVLVLCDTNGGSLPADVGRITAVVRRALPEARLGIHTHNDVGCGVANALAAVVEGADQVQGTINGYGERTGNANLCTVIPNLQIKMGLDVVTREQLARLWHVSHFVAEMANQSPRDFEPYVGRDAFTHKGGMHADAVRKFKASYEHVDPAQIGNRTIIAVSEVSGRSSLLEKAEEFGIPLDRDQPETRKILARIKDLENQGYEFEGADASLELEIRRATGTHQRFFKTLRYHAGVWHRFTAAADFAEATVKLEVDGQQYHTVAEGNGPVDALNKAMRQALEGRYPELRDVRLEDYKVRILDGKEATRAKTRVLIESADNEGNLWNTVGVSENIITASYLALVDSFEYRILKSRGRAQGMETA